Within Lytechinus pictus isolate F3 Inbred chromosome 7, Lp3.0, whole genome shotgun sequence, the genomic segment CCTGGAAACCTTCCGAAGAAATTTTTGAAATAGTAGCATGTAAATCACTTTTAGTCGAgtttgaatattcaaagctaaaaagAGCTGTCCCAGCTGAATGGACTGACAAATGTGACACCTTATCTTCAAAGCTTCCAGAAGATCTTTTTGAAATTAGTGGAGGAGATATTGTAAACTTAAAGAACATGAAATCAAAagatttttatgttttacttgTAACCAAAAAAAAGTCCGATCCACACATTATACAATACTGGCAATCTAAATTAGAATTACCAGTAAACTTTGATTggcaaaatgtttttaatttcaaactAAAGTATTTAAAGTATAACAAGATTCGACAATACAACTTGAAAATGCTTCAcaatttattaccctttaaattCAATCTATGTCGTTGGAAATTAGCTAATGACACATCTTGTATGTTCTGTGAAGCAGAAGAAACTTTTGTTCATATTATGTTAGAATGTAATCCTGTTGCCAATTTTTGGATAAAGATAAAGAATTCTCtgcaatttatgtttaaaattgCAATCCCTATTAACGAAACGACGTTGTTCATTGGATACAAAATTCACGATCGCAAGTTTACGTTGATTAACTTGTTTATGATATTTGCACAGTATGCAATATACAAATCTTATGTCATGTATAAGATGCAAGGAAGAGcttttaatatatattcaatttggtATGAGTTCAAGAAAGAGATactttttaatgtaaaatggcgatttaaatccaatgttcatttaattcaaatgtTCAAAGAGCTTTAACCCTATAGAGAAATTTCATCTTTATCACATTTTAGATTAAATTGTTGATGTCTATAACATGTTTATATGTAACTTGTTTTGTAACTCTACACGCACTGTGCCTCGaaagaaattgttaaaatgagaaaggaATATGAAGAATAAAGTACCTCTGaacgaggaaaagaaaaaaaagaagttcacTTTAAGTTAGATTTTTTTATTCGCTTTTTAGGGGGCCGTACACGTGTGTAATTAAAGTAACAAAGGTACCCTAGCAAATTCGCTTTAACatactgatcaaaataaaatacaggtGGCGCGACCGGATCCCtccttgaaatgaaaatgaacattacacataataaatgattgtgattttatgcaccccatcactttcaaaatcattccgcgACGCCGTAGGCCTATAACAtgatataataattttgttcatccatgGAAATCTTATTGTAAAAAAACCCCTGAATAATCCCCCGGAAATAATCAAACTCAGGTCCATAGGCCAGCCAATGACATTAAAGGaagaaaactagaaaatcaaattcatattatactgttaaaatgaaaaacaaaactgaATATTCAAAACGCgtgtttataattatgtacagGCCGGTGCCtaaaaatatttgccataaatttcatttattcaagcgacacagacacagttaattaacacaatttcaaggCAGGTATCAAATTTGTAATATCTTACTCCAAGTATTTGTCAGttttgcaatattattgttccataattatgttcataggcggcggaagcgggggggggggggacaggtccccccctaaaattgaggtggggggacggtcccccctccctaaattttttgttgataaacttttttttttttttttgcttgtcaatttttttttacctgtgtccatcacAATATTTCAGGTGGACTCCCCTAAATTTTGtggcttccgccgccagtgattatgtttggttttagtactcacaattttgcaaccgttttcataattataataagtTTATTAAGTTTGCATTAATCTCTTTAATGATATTGTTATTGGTTTTATACACTCTTGCAGTAGTAATAATGTTCTTTatagtataatacaaattatatatccTAATCccgccccttttcttctcctctccttctcccccttcttcctctccttattattatatccttgatttgttcacataatattgGTCCAATCACTATAGGTTCAGAAACACCGGCGATAAACAGAAAATTTCAGTCAGTCTGCCGATCAGCATAGTATTTCAGCCGGGGAGAATCAAGTCTAGactttccagaaaatcaaagtgaaattgttttATGTTGCGCATTGCGATTTGTTTACTTTCCGAAGTTTTGAAATGTTTGCAAGGCAAATTTAACACTGTAAACAGcataaaccccccccccctttggcctcctgtacattgcaaaattgtacgactgcatgagcgcatttgatatgcaaattttgctgtcaacaaacttttctacaTTGATCGCAAGTACATGAAGTAAGAAAGTAAATATGATATGGGATGGCTGCCAGCAAAGgaaatctaaatcatcaatttttaactgaatcaatgcgtaaatcattttcaaatatcaataaaaagtcagGTTTTTGTGATGTTGGTTACATCAGCGTGTAAGACATGGGGAGAAGGGATCGAGTTAGGCCCTATTCTATGTATGATTTCTTTATGTAGAtctatatggaaaatgaattataacaattatctaaagtgaagaaataaattatcagcaatcaGTATAATAGTAATTAGGAAACTATACTTGAAAAAGTacaatcgtgtttttttttttgataccttaGTGTCTCGGATGCGTCAGACACTGGCCTATGAATTTTCTTAGGTTAATTTCACCAAATCATATTAAGACATATTAAATTAGTTTATCAGGACCTAGgcctaaatgttatttttgatattcatctcttccaaattattagaaaatagaagtcatattAATGTATCGAAATTTTAccaaagcaaaaacaattgggaCTGTAAATCGTTTGCCTTTATTATAGTTGTAtataataggcctattattatgcgctatagataggcctatataggctttttgacctcagttttgctagatttttgttgttatttgaactttaatccagtgcaatatttacaattttgctttCGCGCTCATATGTCATCAATTTGTCCTGTTCTGTGCTCATCCGTGTACATGCCCCATAGGTACTGTACgcgcatggcaggctgcgaagacctatcgagcaatggcggCCGGTCTTCGCGTAATCAcagcgatttgacgaagtacgccctctagcgttattagtatacatctctatgtgtataatgtatatttacTTCCactattattcaaaatattggTATCATTCATGAATCATGATGCCTAGTGAAAATTCACACATACTAATTCTTTTGGATGGTTGGTTGGATGGTCTGTTGCAAATCTTGTGCTTCGAACTACTCCctcaattttcaaccaatttttatgaatttggaacacacattggccttgtgcaagacatattttttgtgtgtgtcagaatttttgttgccatggtattgACGTTTTACGGcaaaaattgggtaaaaatCTTGGGGTTCAAACTATTTcattagttttcaaccaattttcatgaatttttgctcacacattggttttgaggtaaagatatgtgaacacatttttgtgtgtgtcagacattgcattgccatggtaacaacattatatggtgaaaattaGCTAAAAATCTTGCAGTACCAACTATGTactttttaatcaattctcatgaaatttaccacacacgtacatgtaggtcttgagccaaagatgtgcaaaacacatTTACACATTTGTCAGATATTGTGTTGTCACAGTTGCATATTATAGCCCCCAAAACAGGAAAACTATTTGTGGATCTTACTACTTCCCCAGTTTTTGGCCagtgctcatgaaatttggcaccgACATTGGTCTTCTGGTAATAACATGCAATTATGTGTTTAAAATTGTGTTGCCAAGGTAACAGCTTTTTATTGCCAAAAACCCAGGAAAActtcttcctcagtttttacCATAAATTGCTCCAGAAATTAGGCACAAACATTCACTGTgggtaaagacatgcaagattaATTATCGAAGTGTGTTGGAAACTGCATTGCCTTGGTAACGACATAGGGTGGGGGTATGAATCACCTACTGATTACATAATACCTGGGGAGTGCCTTTCCACACTGTCCGTCAGTTCACTACAACTTGTACtgcttcatgtatttttttttaaagaatggatTCCAGTTGGAGAATGACTATGTTGCTGATGCTGTATTTCTTGATCTTCCATCTCCATGGAATGTCATACCTCATGCTAAGAAGGTCCTAAAATCATCAGGTATgcattattaaatattttatatagtGCCTTTCCATTAACATGCTCAAAGCGCTTTCAATAATATGACAAAAACTAAATTCTGCTCCCCAAGTGCTTACAAAAAATGTAAAGGAAATATTGAGAAAACGGATATGTCTTTAGCTTATTTTTTAATAccttttttaaaacatatttttaaaaagggaGACTATTCCAGTCTGGGACCAGTGAAACTAATACATTGCTGAACTTTCTTGGAGTTCATTTAAGGGATTTGTTTAATAACAAAATGATCTGATCTAGAACATAATGAATAGTGAGATTTTTGGACTGGAAAAAATAAGCATGACATGTATTGAGGTGTCAGGTTATCTAAGGACATGTACTGTACACAAAGCAATTTCATAagtaattcttttatttcacttCATTTGACTTTTATTCTGACAAAGTAGTTGGTTAATACCATTTATTGCATTACATTGAAAtgttattcatacatgtagttgttttaGCCATATTGCGCATtgcttttcataatttacaatcAAGAATGACTACAAAGAACTAGTAAACACTTTGATGGACAGTTTGAAAGGAATAATATGAAAGGGTAAATACATGTTTATTAATTAGAGATTATTCTccttgacatacatgtagatggataTGCTTTAGGATATTTAATTTCACATCTCTTTCAACTTGTCATTTTATTCATGCAATTGTCTTCATTCTTTTCTTGCctgctttttttcttttacctcAATAGGGGGAAGGATATGCTCCTTTTCACCGTGCATTGAGCAAGTGCAACGAGTATGCCTTGAACTTGACCAGCTTGGGTTCTCTGATATCAAAACGGTAGAGTGTCTGATGCGTACACATGAAGTGAAAACGATCAACCTTACTTTACCAAACCTAGGACAACCCTGTATTAAGCCAGATGCCAGAGACCCCAAACCGGACAAGGACACTTTGGAAAGGACAGAAGGTGGTGCACGTTTAGTTGACCTTGGAGCAAACTATTCATTTGAAGAACCAGGGTCACAAAGCTCCACAGGAGATGGTACATATCCAAAAAAATGTGCAGTAGCTCCAAGATCATCACCAGGACATACTGGTTATCTAACATTTGCATCGCTTTACTCTTATCATGAATGAGGATACATTAATCTAGGAGTTGCTATGAATTTTGTTTAGATTTTTGCATTGTAAATCTTGTCTACTCAAAGGGCCTGGTACTAATATTTATCTTGGACACATGAAGTCATCAAGTCAAACTTTGATAAGGTTGGTAAACAGGAATTTTGAGttttacaaatatttatcaGCTGCAGGTATGATTGTTTACATCTGGGTGCCAACTTTCAACCATTAATGTCACACCATCCAAAAAACATGGTAACTCATTCATCACTCTACAGATTTCAAAAATAAAGTTTGCAACTTCTAACTGCAGGTATTTGTAGCACATGACATGATGCTGACTAGTCTCATCTTGGGTACTTTGTCCACAGGCATTCTCTGTAGGCTTGGTGTACTTAAGTTAGAGGTTAAGAAGTTAACCTTGGTGAGGTTAACCTCGAGGTTAagtaaatttgttttttgttctttacTCATGGAAATACATGTTCATGTTGGGTTTGGACATAACTGTTGAAGAATGTAGCTAATAGTAATAGTGAGTTGTTTTTATTCGATGCAAATCTCCAGCTATGCATCTTGGAAATTGTCAATTGGTCTTCACTCACTTACTTTGGTCTACTTTCCTTTTGGTCTCATCATTGGTACCATCctacatggtctaatcctagtttgtcTACAACTGGTTTTATATTGCCAGTTGGGCTATTTCAGTTTTGTCTAATATCCGCTTGGTCTAACACCATTTATTCTATGATTAGGtgaactgtttatgaaccaaGTTTTTATGTGACTAAATGCAAAATTACAAGAAGACAAAATGAGTATTAGACAGAGTGATTGCTGCCTGCTGGACCGAACAGAATTAGATAAATTTAATTGTAGACCAATTGGGTATGACTACAATGGTGTTTATAATCATAGAAATTGACCATCAGCTAGTAGACAAAGTGGATACAAATTAGCCTAATACAAATAACTGCATTTTGGATTCATCACTTAATTCATAGTGCATAAAATTGAGATACCATGATATAAGCGCCCTTTTCAAAGAGAAAACTCTGGTGAGATTTTGATGTGCTTACTCCAACCCACATTATGATGTCACTTCTTCCTTGTGATCCATAGAAATTTGGAGGAAGCTTAACAAATTTCCCACtatgcaaaataaaaataaaacaaaaaatgaccAGGCTTGAATTTTTAATGTTAGTAGCAGACATCATATGTGATTTCAGTTGTGTTATCCAAATGCACTCTCCACAAATTCCTTGTGCTGTAGCACCTTAAAGTGCACTGCATTCCCACTTTTAATGGTCTTTTAATTGTACAGGGTAAATATCATGAAATCATTTTGTCTGCTGCCTCCTAAATGTGGGACCTTCTGGTCTCTATTTTTAGTTATAAAAATTGAAACGGTCTCAAATGATAATGACTTCATAAAGCGAAGTAAgaatggtaaaaataatgattttgatcagatgattattttatgatattttcaatataatttcaCATAGTAATGCAGCACAAGAGCATCAATTTTGTAATTTAACCAATCATGTTGCATCTTGTTACTTTTCTAATTGTTATAACCGGTATTGTTGACTTTGTT encodes:
- the LOC129264979 gene encoding tRNA (adenine(58)-N(1))-methyltransferase catalytic subunit TRMT61A-like, producing the protein MSFVGYEEKVRPNDTVIIFLGHDSMMPLKMVFGCTTQTKYGALRHSEIIGKRYGSKLSTVGGKGWVYVLHPTPELWTENLPHRTQVLYFPDISLLTIELELKPGSIVVEAGTGSGSVSHALTRTIAPDGHLYTFEFHEQRAHLATDEFKEHGLSHIVTTTHRDVSQNGFQLENDYVADAVFLDLPSPWNVIPHAKKVLKSSGGRICSFSPCIEQVQRVCLELDQLGFSDIKTVECLMRTHEVKTINLTLPNLGQPCIKPDARDPKPDKDTLERTEGGARLVDLGANYSFEEPGSQSSTGDGTYPKKCAVAPRSSPGHTGYLTFASLYSYHE